The following coding sequences lie in one Haladaptatus sp. DJG-WS-42 genomic window:
- a CDS encoding alkaline phosphatase family protein, producing the protein MKVCVIGLDGATWDLLDPWLDDLPTIKSFADERRTELDSCIPPLSMPAWKVYSTGMNPGDLGVFTFVEPDFEDQQFKTVTNESFTTREIWDYLGEHGHQSAVINMPTTYPPRDVDGWMISGPFSGKQEEYTQPATLERTLNRNEYTILPEYYLSRDPDDIDGAVASVEKKLQTALGFTEKTDFIHTTLYLTDTVQHTEWDSPVAKAFWEEVDAKLAWFLDQLDEEWNVVLMSDHGFGYTKGRFYLNTWLEEQGYIHIDDSGFDLGDLFGVVGLDYDRALALMQKLRLSGFVLDVLPESFLRKVARQMPGNRKLEGLQDKIDWEADAVALAPLIYTRNKQIADEIRSKLLEVTDRDGERVIEEVYYGENIYPDADVRVPDLVIKHTDYGISDIVKPGVLFEYDGNWRHHKTAHHRRNGILTARGPDVEDVSFDSPRLYDIAPTILDGFGIDIPTGMRGESLGLLGNNAQRRDVPVDRNVERVVEHDAHVEQKLKDLGYL; encoded by the coding sequence ATGAAGGTCTGCGTCATCGGGCTTGACGGAGCCACGTGGGACCTCCTCGACCCGTGGCTTGACGACCTGCCGACCATCAAATCGTTCGCAGACGAGCGACGGACGGAACTCGACAGCTGTATCCCACCGCTGTCGATGCCCGCGTGGAAGGTGTACTCCACGGGGATGAATCCGGGCGACCTCGGCGTGTTCACCTTCGTCGAACCCGACTTCGAAGACCAGCAGTTCAAGACGGTCACGAACGAGTCGTTCACGACGCGCGAAATTTGGGATTACCTCGGTGAACACGGCCACCAGAGCGCCGTCATCAACATGCCAACGACGTACCCACCGCGGGACGTAGACGGCTGGATGATAAGCGGCCCATTCTCGGGGAAACAGGAAGAGTACACCCAGCCAGCCACTCTCGAACGCACGCTGAATCGCAACGAGTACACGATTCTTCCCGAGTACTATCTCTCGCGCGACCCCGACGACATCGACGGGGCGGTCGCGTCGGTCGAGAAAAAGCTTCAGACGGCACTTGGCTTCACCGAAAAAACTGACTTCATCCACACGACGCTGTACCTGACCGACACGGTCCAGCACACGGAGTGGGACTCGCCCGTCGCAAAGGCGTTCTGGGAGGAAGTGGACGCGAAACTTGCGTGGTTCCTCGACCAACTCGACGAGGAGTGGAACGTGGTACTCATGTCGGACCACGGGTTTGGCTACACCAAGGGGCGTTTTTACCTCAACACGTGGCTCGAAGAACAGGGCTACATCCACATCGACGACTCGGGCTTCGACCTCGGCGACCTCTTTGGCGTGGTCGGACTCGATTACGACCGCGCGCTCGCGCTCATGCAAAAGCTTCGCCTCTCCGGGTTCGTTCTTGACGTACTCCCCGAGAGCTTCCTGCGGAAAGTCGCCCGGCAGATGCCCGGCAACCGCAAGCTGGAGGGGTTACAGGATAAAATCGACTGGGAGGCAGACGCCGTTGCCCTCGCGCCACTCATCTACACGCGCAACAAGCAGATTGCAGACGAAATCCGGAGTAAGTTGCTCGAAGTCACCGACAGAGACGGCGAGCGCGTCATCGAGGAAGTGTATTACGGTGAAAACATCTACCCCGATGCGGACGTGCGCGTGCCCGACCTCGTCATCAAACACACCGACTACGGCATCAGCGACATCGTGAAACCGGGCGTGCTGTTCGAGTACGACGGCAACTGGCGACATCACAAGACGGCCCACCACCGCCGTAATGGTATCCTCACCGCACGCGGGCCGGACGTCGAAGACGTGTCGTTCGACTCGCCGCGGCTCTACGACATCGCCCCGACGATTCTCGACGGCTTCGGCATCGACATCCCCACAGGGATGCGCGGTGAGAGTCTCGGCTTGCTCGGGAATAACGCCCAACGGCGGGACGTTCCGGTCGATCGTAACGTCGAGCGGGTGGTCGAACACGATGCCCACGTAGAGCAGAAACTCAAAGACCTCGGATATCTGTAG
- a CDS encoding sulfatase-like hydrolase/transferase, translated as MTGEDAPLISSGVDAAKRRLMESMPDALKRRLVGPYNRMLKAKGNRAYRTRQQALPTRSPSDDAPDHIVCVVVDALRADAVTAEDSAFLAERLWGDLVTPAPWTFPAVTSLVTGEYPHEHGSVRQSDESDTGATDLVIPPKLPADRETLPDVFGSAGYETYGGFAFHMPFFAIGGRFATHSLYDDAPADTLVDDYLDWADAQTGKTFSYLHLADLHEPVDPPAPYWGRYEVDASIPDIKTWDYTEAADVGPDGRRYRANRKQLYRAALAFVDDELGRLSYNLNERLDGDVALVVTGDHGEAFWEHTEFDAAHFADSRPAYCVDHGGTPYESLTRVPLAVDGLDLAPADGGTPSLIDLAPSLLDSVGLGDALEPTGTSLVSGVPTDRVTLVESARYGHEKKAAYFDGWKLVVSKGDDQSVGFDLPAAEPTTLPEAVERRLTEALPAWPNGEHADVRVSGMAQQRLEDLGYV; from the coding sequence ATGACGGGCGAGGACGCACCCCTCATTTCGAGTGGCGTGGATGCGGCAAAACGACGGCTCATGGAGTCGATGCCCGATGCTCTCAAACGGCGACTCGTCGGCCCGTACAACCGCATGCTGAAAGCGAAGGGAAATCGGGCGTACAGAACACGACAGCAGGCGCTTCCCACACGGTCGCCCAGCGACGACGCCCCAGACCACATTGTCTGCGTCGTGGTAGATGCACTCCGAGCTGACGCCGTGACCGCAGAGGATAGCGCGTTTCTCGCAGAGCGGTTGTGGGGTGACCTCGTCACGCCCGCTCCGTGGACGTTTCCCGCGGTCACCTCGCTCGTAACTGGCGAGTATCCCCACGAACACGGGTCGGTTCGCCAGTCCGACGAGTCGGACACCGGCGCAACCGACCTCGTCATCCCGCCGAAACTCCCCGCCGACCGCGAGACGCTCCCCGACGTGTTCGGGAGTGCAGGCTACGAAACCTACGGTGGCTTCGCGTTTCACATGCCGTTTTTCGCCATCGGCGGGCGATTCGCCACCCACTCGCTCTACGACGACGCGCCCGCCGACACGCTCGTAGACGATTATCTCGACTGGGCTGACGCTCAAACTGGGAAGACATTTTCGTACCTCCACCTCGCAGACCTTCACGAACCGGTCGACCCACCCGCACCTTACTGGGGGCGCTACGAAGTCGATGCGTCGATTCCAGACATCAAGACGTGGGACTACACCGAGGCGGCCGATGTTGGCCCCGACGGTCGGCGCTACAGAGCAAATCGGAAACAGCTCTACCGCGCCGCCCTCGCCTTCGTCGATGACGAACTCGGCCGACTCTCCTACAACCTGAACGAGCGTCTCGATGGCGACGTTGCGCTCGTCGTCACCGGCGACCACGGCGAGGCGTTCTGGGAACACACCGAATTCGACGCGGCTCACTTCGCCGACTCGCGGCCCGCCTACTGCGTCGACCACGGCGGCACGCCCTACGAGTCGCTGACGCGCGTCCCCCTCGCGGTCGATGGACTTGATCTCGCGCCTGCCGACGGCGGGACGCCGTCGCTCATCGACCTCGCGCCCTCGTTGCTCGACAGTGTGGGGTTGGGCGACGCCCTCGAACCGACCGGTACATCGCTCGTTTCTGGCGTCCCGACAGACCGCGTCACGCTCGTCGAAAGCGCGCGATACGGTCACGAAAAGAAGGCGGCCTACTTCGACGGCTGGAAACTCGTCGTCTCGAAAGGCGACGACCAGTCGGTCGGCTTCGACCTGCCAGCAGCGGAGCCAACGACGCTCCCCGAAGCCGTCGAGCGTCGGCTTACCGAGGCACTCCCTGCGTGGCCAAACGGCGAACACGCCGACGTTCGCGTCTCAGGAATGGCCCAACAGCGTTTGGAGGACCTCGGGTATGTCTGA